One Mangifera indica cultivar Alphonso chromosome 4, CATAS_Mindica_2.1, whole genome shotgun sequence genomic region harbors:
- the LOC123213524 gene encoding auxin-induced protein 15A-like: MGFQLLRLANAKQRLQRTLSAKIRVASSNSSNVPRGHIAIYVGESYKKRFVIPISFLNHPQFQNLLNLAEEEFGFDHPMGGLTIPCSEHYFITLTSALNCS, from the coding sequence ATGGGTTTTCAATTGTTGCGGTTAGCTAATGCTAAGCAAAGACTTCAGAGAACACTTTCAGCTAAAATCAGAGTAGCATCAAGCAATAGTAGCAATGTTCCAAGAGGCCACATTGCAATTTATGTTGGAGAAAGCTACAAGAAGAGATTTGTAATTCCCATATCATTCTTAAACCATCCTCAATTTCAGAATCTACTGAACTTGGCTGAGGAAGAATTCGGATTCGATCATCCAATGGGCGGTCTCACAATTCCATGTAGTGAACATTACTTCATCACTCTAACTTCGGCCTTGAATTGTTCATAA
- the LOC123214735 gene encoding auxin-responsive protein SAUR15-like yields MGIRMTEMVHHAKQIIRRRSSSSKQLQQFSDQDPSLLDVPKGHFAVYVGKQEEKTKRFVVPVTFLKHPLFQALLSEAEEEFGFDHKMQGLTIPCAEDVFISLISRLSNGSSWS; encoded by the coding sequence ATGGGGATTCGAATGACTGAGATGGTTCATCATGCTAAGCAAATTATTCGAAGACGATCTTCATCATCTAAGCAGCTGCAGCAATTTTCAGACCAAGACCCAAGTTTGTTAGATGTCCCAAAAGGCCATTTCGCAGTTTATGTGGgaaagcaagaagaaaaaaccAAACGTTTTGTGGTGCCAGTAACCTTCTTGAAGCATCCTCTATTTCAGGCCTTGTTGAGTGAAGCTGAAGAAGAGTTTGGTTTTGATCATAAAATGCAGGGTCTCACCATTCCTTGTGCTGAAGATGTGTTTATCAGTCTGATTTCTCGGTTGAGTAATGGCTCTTCATGGTCCTGA
- the LOC123212694 gene encoding putative HVA22-like protein g: protein MMGSFLSRTLLMVFGYAYPAYECFKSAENNTPEIDQLLFWCQYWILVAMFTVCERVGDAFISWLPMYDEAKLAFIIYLWYPKTKGTSYVFNFLLRPYVSEHETEIDRKLLEVNVRAKEMGLLLWQEAASYGHTKFSDILHYFSSESALQPQAQQQQHNDGSDGAKELRPEQYQLGSSSEAVEAGNLPMSTSQVSSKTSQSARQVTCLETKTVAIEPASSLDYENINSKAISKEATPRTRNKWRIFRAASNR, encoded by the exons atgatggGATCTTTTCTTTCAAGAACTTTGCT AATGGTTTTTGGATATGCATACCCGGCTTACGAGTGTTTCAAATCAGCAGAGAACAACACACCAGAGATTGACCAACTCCTGTTTTGGTGTCAGTACTG GATTTTGGTGGCTATGTTCACAGTTTGTGAGAGAGTTGGCGATGCCTTCATTTCCTG GTTACCAATGTACGATGAAGCTAAGTTGGCATTCATTATATACCTTTGGTACCCAAAAACAAAA GGAACTagttatgtttttaatttcttattgcGACCTTATGTCTCAGAACATGAGACAGAAATTGATCGTAAGTTGTTAGAGGTGAACGTTAGGGCCAAAGAGATGGGTCTTCTCCTGTGGCAAGAAGCTGCTAGTTATGGGCACACTAAGTTTAGTGATATTTTGCACTACTTTTCTTCTGAGTCAGCATTACAGCCTCAGGCTCAG CAACAGCAACATAATGATGGGAGCGATGGCGCCAAAGAACTGCGGCCTGAACAATATCAGTTGGGTTCATCCAGTGAAGCAGTAGAAGCAGGAAACTTGCCAATGTCAACATCTCAAGTAAGCTCCAAAACTAGTCAATCTGCCAGACAAGTTACATGTTTGGAAACAAAAACAGTGGCAATTGAACCAGCGTCTTCCTTagattatgaaaatataaattcaaaggCCATTTCTAAGGAAGCTACCCCGCGGACACGGAACAAATGGAGGATATTTCGGGCTGCATCCAACAGATAA
- the LOC123212691 gene encoding uncharacterized protein LOC123212691, translating into METAGTSSVAGATKKKGSEQQMLDGSNIMKLVGDEEVFSSFVDHKFHELDRDKDGQLSVRELQPAVADIGAALGLPAQGSSPESDHIYSEVLNEFTNGKQEKVSKTEFKEVLSDILLGMAAGLKRDPIVILRIDGEDLREFINGPSYEAEMVSIFSQIDSPHTSLRDYIINALDKLTVDQGMPPSSDSWVISNIVEPAMQSCGNDEHGKPVSQETFLAEFRKVAECVAQHLEEQPVIVAHSENIFDGSGIKRLLSNKFELEKTMNAALESVPKDRSGKLSKDYLRVALDTLAPSAGLPPFGAVDQMDKVVGDVLKMVNADDGKIIKEEEFQKILTEILGSIMLQLEGNPISISINSVVHEPLATPSPLMQPCP; encoded by the exons ATGGAGACAGCAGGGACAAGCAGTGTGGCAGgtgcaacaaagaaaaaaggtaGTGAGCAACAGATGCTAGATGGTTCCAATATAATGAAGTTGGTTGGGGATGAGGAGGTGTTTAGCAGCTTTGTTGATCACAAGTTCCATGAACTTGATAGAGACAAAGATGGTCAGCTCTCTGTGAGGGAGCTTCAGCCTGCTGTTGCCGACATCGGTGCTGCCCTTGGCCTGCCCGCTCAGGGTTCTTCTCCTGAATCCGATCATATCTACTCCGag GTTTTGAATGAGTTCACTAATGGAAAACAAGAGAAGGTGAGTAAGACTGAGTTTAAAGAGGTTCTCTCGGATATATTACTAGGCATGGCTGCTGGCTTGAAACGAGACCCTATAGTCATCCTCCGTATTGATGGAGAAGACCTGCGAGAGTTCATCAATGGCCCTAGCTATGAAGCAGAGATGGTCTCCATATTCTCTCAAATAGACTCACCTCATACATCACTACGTGATTACATTATCAACGCTCTCGATAAACTTACGGTTGATCAAGGGATGCCCCCTTCCTCTGATTCTTGG GTTATTAGCAACATTGTGGAGCCAGCCATGCAGTCTTGTGGTAATGATGAACATGGAAAACCTGTGTCTCAAGAGACATTCTTGGCGGAGTTTAGGAAAGTAGCGGAGTGTGTAGCTCAACATTTGGAAGAGCAGCCTGTTATTGTTGCCCATAGCGAAAACATTTTCGACGGAAGTGGCATTAAAAGACTTCTATCCAACAAGTTTGAATTGGAAAAG ACAATGAATGCAGCTCTAGAGAGTGTGCCAAAAGATCGTAGTGGAAAATTGTCCAAGGACTATTTACGGGTAGCTTTGGATACATTGGCTCCATCAGCTGGTTTACCTCCATTTGGTGCTGTTGATCAG ATGGACAAGGTTGTTGGTGATGTTCTCAAAATGGTGAATGCTGATGATGGGAAGATAATTAAGGAAGAGGAGTTCCAGAAGATTCTGACTGAAATTCTGGGAAGTATTATGCTGCAATTAGAGGGCAATCCCATCTCAATATCTATAAATTCGGTTGTGCATGAGCCTCTTGCCACTCCATCTCCACTTATGCAGCCATGCCCCTAG
- the LOC123212692 gene encoding probable aquaporin PIP2-8 yields the protein MWRAATTELVATACLIFTLTTTIIACLNSHEAEPKLLVPFAVFVIAFLFLMVTVPLSGGHLSPVFTFIAVLKGVITPARAAIYVLAQCFGSIISFAVLYRAMNQNAEQKYSYGGCIIKGNGETTGIDAGSALILESTCTFVVLFVGVTVAFDKKRCKELGLGMVCSIVAGAMALAVFVSITVTGEAGYSGVGLNPARCLGPAVIHGGRLWKGHWVFWVGPFVACIVYYGYTKTLPREGLVWDTSTNDFINLTKAFIRGTSIPPPLQDESEDINAHM from the coding sequence ATGTGGAGGGCAGCTACAACGGAGTTAGTAGCAACAGCCTGTCTTATATTTACTCTAACAACTACCATTATCGCATGCTTGAATTCTCATGAGGCTGAACCTAAGCTTCTTGTTCCTTTTGCCGTATTCGTAATTGCCTTCCTCTTCCTCATGGTGACAGTTCCGCTTTCCGGAGGCCATCTGAGCCCGGTCTTCACCTTCATTGCTGTTTTGAAAGGTGTCATAACTCCTGCAAGAGCTGCCATATATGTGTTGGCTCAATGCTTTGGCTCAATCATAAGTTTTGCTGTACTGTATAGGGCAATGAACCAGAATGCAGAACAGAAGTACTCTTATGGTGGGTGTATAATTAAAGGAAATGGGGAAACAACTGGAATTGATGCTGGATCAGCTTTAATCCTGGAATCTACATGCACATTTGTGGTACTGTTTGTTGGTGTAACAGTGGCATTTGATAAGAAAAGGTGCAAGGAACTTGGGTTGGGAATGGTTTGTAGCATAGTGGCAGGGGCAATGGCACTTGCAGTTTTTGTGTCCATAACAGTAACTGGGGAGGCTGGATATTCAGGGGTGGGCCTCAACCCAGCAAGGTGCTTAGGCCCTGCAGTGATTCATGGAGGCCGATTATGGAAAGGGCACTGGGTTTTCTGGGTAGGTCCTTTTGTTGCTTGCATTGTTTATTATGGTTATACTAAAACCTTACCAAGAGAAGGTTTAGTGTGGGACACATCCACCAATGACTTCATAAATTTGACAAAAGCCTTCATCAGAGGGACTTCCATTCCACCTCCTCTCCAAGATGAAAGTGAAGATATCAATGCACATATGTAA